A single genomic interval of Nitrosomonadales bacterium harbors:
- a CDS encoding SDR family oxidoreductase → MSGVSSGIGLALARHYLERGAIVAAIARRGELLKSLSEEFPGKVFPYTLDVRDAPSVRAAAEDFIARVGVPDIVIANAGVSRGTLTEYAEDLDSFQQVMDINVLGMAKTFQPFMRPLLDAKRGTLVGIASVAGFRGLPGSEAYSASKAAAISYLESLRVELHGSGVKVVTICPGYIRTPMTDINPYPMPFILEADDGARRMARVIAHGCSFAVVPWQMGIVGWLLRRLPNWLYDRLFAHAPHKPRGLA, encoded by the coding sequence ATCAGTGGCGTGTCGAGCGGCATCGGTCTTGCCCTCGCACGCCACTATCTTGAACGCGGCGCGATCGTCGCCGCCATCGCCCGGCGTGGCGAACTGCTGAAATCCCTCTCTGAAGAATTCCCGGGAAAAGTTTTCCCCTATACACTCGATGTGCGCGATGCGCCGTCCGTCCGTGCCGCCGCGGAAGACTTTATCGCCCGGGTTGGCGTGCCGGATATCGTCATTGCCAACGCCGGGGTGAGTCGCGGCACGCTGACCGAATATGCCGAAGACCTCGACTCGTTCCAGCAGGTGATGGATATCAACGTGCTCGGCATGGCCAAGACCTTTCAGCCGTTCATGCGTCCGTTGCTCGACGCGAAACGCGGGACGCTGGTCGGTATCGCAAGCGTGGCCGGCTTTCGTGGCCTGCCGGGTTCCGAGGCTTACTCGGCCTCCAAGGCTGCGGCAATCTCCTATCTCGAATCACTACGCGTCGAACTGCACGGCAGCGGTGTGAAGGTCGTGACCATATGCCCCGGCTATATCAGGACGCCGATGACTGACATCAATCCTTATCCGATGCCGTTCATCCTGGAAGCGGATGATGGCGCACGCCGCATGGCACGTGTCATCGCGCACGGCTGCTCGTTCGCCGTGGTGCCGTGGCAGATGGGCATAGTGGGCTGGTTGCTGCGGCGATTGCCGAACTGGCTGTATGACCGGCTATTCGCCCATGCGCCGCACAAGCCGCGTGGATTGGCATAG
- a CDS encoding thiol:disulfide interchange protein DsbA/DsbL, translating into MIARFLIPKEKNKMKLLKNLIVAVALMMLGGTAVAAELGKDYKLLDPAQPTSTKNIEVLEFFFYGCSHCYHLHGPLSAWEKKMPKDVGLAYVPTIFRDSWEPMARTYYALEALGQVHPLHDALFKAWNVNNVDLSDEGKVLDFVAPRGVDRAKFSAAYNSFAVQGKVARAKQMIRSYRISGTPTLVVAGKYVITGLQPDETIRVLDEVIAMARKERRTGKH; encoded by the coding sequence ATGATCGCCCGGTTTCTTATCCCGAAGGAGAAAAACAAGATGAAGCTGCTGAAGAATCTGATTGTTGCGGTTGCGTTGATGATGTTGGGCGGTACGGCAGTTGCGGCTGAATTGGGCAAGGATTACAAACTGCTGGATCCGGCGCAGCCGACCAGCACCAAGAATATTGAAGTGCTGGAGTTCTTCTTTTACGGATGCTCGCACTGCTATCACCTGCACGGGCCGCTGAGCGCATGGGAAAAGAAGATGCCCAAGGATGTCGGTCTGGCCTATGTGCCGACCATATTCCGCGATTCGTGGGAGCCGATGGCGCGTACCTATTACGCGCTGGAGGCATTGGGGCAGGTTCACCCGTTGCACGATGCGCTGTTCAAGGCATGGAACGTGAATAACGTGGACCTGAGCGACGAGGGCAAGGTGCTTGATTTTGTAGCGCCGCGCGGCGTGGATCGCGCAAAGTTTTCAGCGGCCTACAATTCGTTTGCCGTGCAGGGCAAGGTGGCGCGTGCCAAACAGATGATCCGCAGCTACAGGATAAGCGGTACGCCGACGCTGGTGGTGGCCGGCAAATACGTGATTACCGGTCTTCAGCCGGACGAGACCATCCGCGTGCTGGACGAGGTCATTGCCATGGCACGCAAGGAGCGTCGCACTGGCAAACATTGA